The proteins below are encoded in one region of Amycolatopsis magusensis:
- a CDS encoding PP2C family protein-serine/threonine phosphatase produces MMTTLQLPLGHRPMSDSVSRRGPRSINADAVATHTDAVSGRTAFVVADGVGDHLLAARAARLSARVAAEAGARSGAYAGLLAAQEELRTQFDEKQADCVLIVAILPPLNAPEEALADIAWVGDCRLYRWNGRVLSQLTVDHTLAEFWRSQDLVPSARMEHVVTDSVRTARESDIGRAHTPVRGGRLLLCTDGVHKTLGMPAVKTLLATADDPHTAATDLVHTAHTLGSTDNATAVVVDLQPLP; encoded by the coding sequence ATGATGACCACGCTCCAGTTGCCCCTCGGCCATCGTCCGATGTCGGATTCGGTGAGCAGGCGGGGCCCGCGGTCGATCAACGCCGACGCGGTCGCCACCCACACCGACGCGGTCTCGGGCCGCACGGCTTTCGTGGTGGCCGACGGCGTCGGCGACCACCTGCTCGCCGCCAGGGCCGCGCGCCTGTCGGCCCGGGTGGCCGCCGAAGCCGGTGCCCGTTCCGGGGCGTACGCCGGTTTGCTTGCCGCGCAAGAAGAACTGCGGACGCAGTTCGACGAGAAGCAGGCGGACTGCGTGCTCATCGTGGCCATCCTGCCGCCCCTGAACGCCCCGGAAGAGGCACTGGCCGACATCGCCTGGGTGGGTGACTGCCGCCTGTACCGGTGGAACGGACGCGTGCTGTCGCAGCTGACGGTGGACCACACGCTCGCGGAATTCTGGCGCTCGCAGGACCTGGTGCCCTCCGCGCGCATGGAACACGTCGTCACGGACTCCGTCCGCACCGCACGCGAGTCGGACATCGGCCGCGCCCACACCCCCGTCCGCGGCGGCCGCCTCCTGCTGTGCACCGACGGCGTGCACAAGACACTCGGCATGCCCGCCGTCAAAACCCTCCTCGCCACCGCCGACGACCCCCACACCGCCGCCACGGACCTCGTGCACACCGCCCACACCCTGGGCAGCACCGACAACGCCACCGCCGTGGTCGTAGACCTGCAACCCCTGCCCTAG
- a CDS encoding DUF3558 family protein has translation MSMRFLGFAALLVLAACTPPGEEPPSGPPAITKPVDVRALAATPCRNVPEEPGFASRRELPDDRMFADDGPQPACELSGQGAHPVLKVRWFPQVRPVPLWRGRVVAPEELSVAGYPALLDNVENDGRPDALKVCVVYVDLADSQGLAVSFTTAQTDPMDACAESRRFAERVVSSLP, from the coding sequence ATGAGCATGAGATTCCTGGGCTTCGCCGCGTTGCTGGTACTGGCCGCCTGCACGCCGCCCGGCGAGGAGCCGCCCAGCGGCCCCCCGGCGATCACGAAGCCGGTCGACGTCCGGGCGTTGGCCGCGACTCCGTGTCGGAACGTGCCGGAAGAACCGGGTTTCGCTTCGCGGCGAGAGCTGCCGGACGACCGCATGTTCGCTGATGACGGCCCGCAACCGGCCTGTGAACTGTCCGGGCAGGGCGCGCACCCGGTCCTCAAGGTCCGGTGGTTCCCCCAGGTGCGCCCGGTGCCTCTGTGGCGAGGCCGGGTGGTGGCTCCTGAAGAGCTGTCGGTAGCCGGCTATCCAGCGCTCTTGGACAACGTCGAGAACGACGGACGCCCCGATGCGCTGAAGGTGTGCGTCGTCTACGTGGACCTCGCCGATTCGCAAGGTCTCGCCGTCAGCTTCACCACCGCCCAGACCGACCCGATGGACGCCTGCGCCGAGTCACGCCGGTTCGCCGAACGGGTCGTGAGCAGCCTGCCCTGA
- a CDS encoding 3-hydroxyacyl-CoA dehydrogenase NAD-binding domain-containing protein: MTEAKTIRWDKDADGIVVLTLDDPKQSANTMNADFRESLGVVVDRLEAEKDSITGVVLTSAKKTFFAGGDLNDLIQAKPENAAEITRSSGQMKAQMRRLEQLGRPVVAAINGAALGGGLELALSTHHRIAADVKGSQIGLPEVTLGLLPGGGGVVRTVRLLGIQSALLNVLLQGQRHKPAKALELGLVHELVGSVDELLPKAKEWIKANPEAVQPWDVKGYKIPGGTPSNPKFAANLPAFPANLRKQIKGANMPAPRAILSAAIEGSQVDFDTAQLVETRYFVHLATGQVAKNMTKAFFFDLQHINSGGSRPDGFEKYTAKKVGVLGAGMMGAAIAYVSAKAGIDVVLKDVSQEAAEKGKGYAVKLEQKALSRGKTTQEKSDELLARIKPTGDPADFAGVDFVIEAVFESVELKHKVFGEIEGVVNADAVLGSNTSTLPITSLAEGVQRTEDFIGIHFFSPVDKMPLVEIICGEKTSPATLAKVFDYTLQIRKTPIVVNDSRGFFTSRVIGTFINEAVAALGEGVEPASIEQAGTQAGYPAPPLQLMDELTLTLPRKIRLETKAAVEAEGGTWNGHASEAIIDRMVEEFDRKGRSSGAGFYEYDDEGKRTGLWPGLRDAFKSGTGDVPFEDLKERMLFAEALETVKCFDEGVLTSVQDANIGSIFGIGFPAWTGGVIQYINQYEGGLAGFVARSRELAERYGDHFLPPESLVAKAEKGEIYE, from the coding sequence ATGACCGAAGCGAAGACGATCCGCTGGGACAAGGACGCCGACGGCATCGTCGTGCTCACCCTGGACGACCCGAAGCAGTCGGCGAACACGATGAACGCCGACTTCCGCGAGTCGCTCGGGGTGGTCGTCGACCGCCTGGAAGCGGAGAAGGACTCGATCACCGGCGTGGTGCTCACCTCCGCGAAGAAGACCTTCTTCGCCGGCGGTGACCTCAACGACCTGATCCAGGCCAAGCCGGAGAACGCGGCCGAGATCACCCGGAGCAGCGGGCAGATGAAGGCCCAGATGCGGCGGCTCGAGCAGCTCGGGCGCCCGGTCGTGGCGGCGATCAACGGGGCCGCCCTCGGCGGTGGCCTGGAGCTGGCGCTGTCCACCCACCACCGCATCGCGGCGGACGTGAAGGGCAGCCAGATCGGCCTGCCCGAGGTCACCCTCGGCCTGCTGCCCGGTGGCGGCGGCGTGGTGCGGACCGTGCGGCTGCTGGGCATCCAGAGCGCGCTGCTGAACGTGCTGCTGCAGGGTCAGCGGCACAAGCCGGCGAAGGCGCTGGAGCTGGGCCTGGTGCACGAGCTGGTGGGCAGCGTCGACGAGCTGCTGCCGAAGGCCAAGGAATGGATCAAGGCCAACCCCGAGGCCGTGCAGCCGTGGGACGTCAAGGGCTACAAGATCCCGGGCGGCACCCCGTCGAACCCGAAGTTCGCGGCGAACCTGCCCGCGTTCCCGGCCAACCTGCGCAAGCAGATCAAGGGCGCGAACATGCCGGCGCCGCGGGCGATCCTGTCCGCCGCGATCGAGGGCTCGCAGGTCGACTTCGACACCGCGCAGCTGGTCGAGACCCGGTACTTCGTGCACCTGGCGACCGGCCAGGTGGCGAAGAACATGACCAAGGCGTTCTTCTTCGACCTGCAGCACATCAACTCCGGCGGTTCGCGGCCGGACGGGTTCGAGAAGTACACCGCGAAGAAGGTCGGCGTGCTCGGCGCCGGGATGATGGGCGCGGCGATCGCCTACGTCTCGGCGAAGGCCGGGATCGACGTGGTGCTCAAGGACGTTTCCCAGGAAGCGGCCGAGAAGGGCAAGGGCTACGCGGTCAAGCTGGAGCAGAAGGCGCTCTCGCGGGGCAAGACCACGCAGGAGAAGTCGGACGAGTTGCTGGCGCGCATCAAGCCGACCGGTGACCCGGCCGACTTCGCCGGCGTCGACTTCGTGATCGAGGCTGTCTTCGAGAGCGTCGAGCTGAAGCACAAGGTGTTCGGCGAGATCGAGGGCGTCGTCAACGCGGACGCGGTGCTGGGGTCGAACACCTCGACGCTGCCGATCACCTCGCTCGCCGAGGGCGTGCAGCGGACCGAGGACTTCATCGGCATCCACTTCTTCTCGCCGGTGGACAAGATGCCGCTGGTCGAGATCATCTGCGGGGAGAAGACCTCGCCGGCGACGCTGGCCAAGGTGTTCGACTACACCCTGCAGATCCGCAAGACCCCGATCGTGGTCAACGACAGCCGCGGCTTCTTCACCTCGCGGGTGATCGGCACCTTCATCAACGAGGCCGTCGCCGCGCTGGGCGAGGGCGTCGAGCCGGCGTCGATCGAGCAGGCGGGCACGCAGGCCGGGTACCCGGCGCCGCCGCTGCAGCTGATGGACGAGCTGACCCTGACCCTGCCGCGCAAGATCCGGCTGGAGACGAAGGCGGCCGTCGAGGCGGAGGGCGGTACCTGGAACGGGCACGCCTCCGAGGCGATCATCGACCGGATGGTGGAGGAGTTCGACCGCAAGGGCCGGTCCTCCGGTGCCGGGTTCTACGAGTACGACGACGAGGGCAAGCGCACCGGGCTGTGGCCGGGCCTGCGCGACGCGTTCAAGTCGGGCACCGGCGACGTCCCGTTCGAGGACCTCAAGGAGCGCATGCTCTTCGCCGAGGCGCTGGAGACGGTGAAGTGCTTCGACGAGGGCGTGCTGACCTCGGTGCAGGACGCGAACATCGGGTCGATCTTCGGCATCGGGTTCCCGGCGTGGACCGGTGGGGTCATCCAGTACATCAACCAGTACGAGGGCGGCCTGGCCGGGTTCGTGGCGCGGTCGCGTGAGCTGGCCGAGCGCTACGGCGACCACTTCCTGCCGCCGGAGTCGCTGGTGGCGAAGGCCGAAAAGGGCGAGATCTACGAGTAG
- a CDS encoding alpha/beta hydrolase family protein yields the protein MTTLHLVDSSRPDTWVPTGPRELMVSLRYPTFVPHGQRAQYMTPLESELLLKEAEITTLPFDLLSRTRTHSVAGAPPMGRWPLVVLSPGFTKPRATLSGLAEDLASHGYVVAVVEHTYESVATTFPDGRVTQCVACEIVRTPENVHEYWKKLHDGRAADVSFVIDSLLADWGRSIDGSRIAMAGHSAGGASGIHSMLADPRIKAGINIDGMQDGPAQFDFSRPFLFLGRSNQYTPGASEQAGTWEAAWSQLAGWKRWLVVDGAEHASFTDVGLLGEQAGLDGGGELSGERTSVITRRYVRAFVDEHLRGVPQVLLNSPSARYPEIAFCSPEVGCA from the coding sequence ATGACCACGCTGCACCTGGTGGATTCGTCGCGCCCGGACACCTGGGTGCCGACGGGGCCGCGCGAGTTGATGGTGTCGCTGCGGTACCCGACTTTTGTGCCGCACGGGCAGCGCGCGCAGTACATGACCCCGCTGGAGTCGGAGCTGCTGCTGAAGGAAGCGGAAATCACGACCCTGCCGTTCGACCTGCTGAGCCGCACGCGGACGCATTCCGTGGCAGGTGCGCCGCCGATGGGCCGGTGGCCGCTCGTGGTGCTTTCGCCGGGGTTCACCAAACCGCGCGCCACGCTGTCCGGTCTGGCGGAGGACCTGGCGAGCCACGGATACGTGGTGGCCGTGGTGGAGCACACCTACGAAAGCGTCGCCACGACCTTCCCGGACGGGCGGGTGACCCAGTGTGTGGCCTGCGAGATAGTGCGCACGCCGGAGAACGTGCACGAATACTGGAAGAAACTGCACGACGGCCGGGCAGCCGATGTCTCGTTCGTGATCGATTCGCTCCTGGCGGACTGGGGACGCTCCATCGACGGCTCGCGCATCGCGATGGCCGGCCATTCGGCGGGCGGCGCGAGCGGCATCCACTCGATGTTGGCGGACCCGCGGATCAAAGCGGGCATCAACATCGACGGCATGCAGGACGGCCCGGCGCAGTTCGATTTTTCGCGGCCGTTCTTGTTCTTGGGACGGTCGAACCAGTACACGCCGGGCGCGAGTGAGCAGGCCGGGACCTGGGAAGCGGCGTGGTCACAGTTGGCCGGGTGGAAACGGTGGCTCGTGGTCGACGGTGCTGAGCACGCTTCGTTCACGGATGTGGGTTTGCTGGGGGAGCAGGCTGGGCTGGACGGTGGTGGGGAGCTTTCCGGGGAACGCACTTCGGTGATCACGCGGCGATATGTCCGTGCTTTTGTCGATGAGCATTTGCGGGGGGTTCCGCAGGTTCTGCTGAACTCGCCTTCTGCGCGGTATCCGGAGATCGCGTTCTGTTCTCCGGAAGTGGGTTGCGCGTAG